Proteins encoded within one genomic window of Caldalkalibacillus thermarum:
- a CDS encoding transposase family protein: MIQVETLDPPERCPYCGFQELKKHDQRLRRVRDLPIHNRPVYLIIQLKRWHCTNCQEIFDEHLPSVPKSNIKLIVSENMFSTCVTE, encoded by the coding sequence ATGATTCAGGTGGAGACATTGGATCCCCCTGAGCGTTGTCCTTACTGTGGTTTTCAAGAGTTGAAAAAGCATGATCAACGCTTGAGAAGAGTACGTGACCTGCCCATTCATAACCGACCGGTTTATTTGATCATCCAACTCAAGCGTTGGCACTGTACCAACTGCCAGGAAATCTTTGATGAGCACCTCCCATCTGTACCAAAAAGCAACATCAAACTCATCGTTTCAGAAAATATGTTTTCGACATGTGTCACGGAGTGA
- a CDS encoding IS1634 family transposase, which produces MYIRRVTRKNKDGSVTAYLQLAHNEWDPKAKYSKAKVIYSFGREDELDRAVLERLAKSISRFLSPEQAFEARDAIGETAEFLFQSYKRLGGVWMLDQLWRKLGMDRILQQLFASRHHQLDIERLIFAMVANRALAPSSKLAMEDWVREEVYIPGLSQVASHQLYRAMDELLAVQSELEYQVYGAVSDLLNLEVDLLYFDTTSSYFEVDPSEAPEEDTFRKQGFSKDKRPDLLQVVIGLAVTRTGIPIRCWVWPGNTMDMTVVEQVKKNLIGWKLGRVISVMDRGFSSEENLRTLQRAGGHYIVGEKMRSGKAASKEAMSTRGRYHQVRENLHVKEIIVGDGEARKRYVLVYNPKEAERQREERKKLLEKLQAELDGLKQLSHEVHSKAACRLRSHPSYGKYLRQLKDGTLRLNKQAIRDAEKYDGKYLIRTSDDTLSPEDVALGYKQLIEVEDAFRTLKSTLELRPMYHRLEDRIRAHILLSWLALLLVRIVEVHTGESWRKVRDELQRLALGHFSSKNGDLYQCTEITAKQRQIFAAVSVEPPPRFLEIQPSS; this is translated from the coding sequence ATGTACATACGTCGAGTCACTCGTAAAAACAAAGATGGATCTGTCACCGCTTATCTTCAACTTGCTCATAACGAATGGGATCCGAAGGCCAAATATTCAAAAGCGAAGGTGATCTATTCTTTCGGTCGGGAAGATGAATTGGACCGTGCGGTCCTGGAGCGTCTGGCCAAAAGCATTTCGCGATTCCTTTCCCCTGAGCAAGCATTTGAAGCCAGGGATGCGATTGGAGAAACAGCCGAATTTTTGTTTCAGTCTTACAAACGCCTGGGCGGCGTTTGGATGCTGGATCAGCTCTGGCGCAAATTAGGGATGGATCGGATTCTTCAGCAACTGTTTGCTTCTCGCCATCACCAGCTGGATATCGAACGGCTGATCTTTGCCATGGTGGCCAATCGCGCCCTGGCCCCATCCAGCAAATTAGCCATGGAAGATTGGGTTCGGGAAGAAGTCTACATTCCCGGGCTGTCCCAAGTGGCGAGCCATCAGCTCTATCGAGCGATGGACGAACTGTTGGCTGTTCAGTCTGAGTTGGAGTATCAAGTCTATGGGGCTGTTTCCGACCTGTTGAATCTGGAGGTCGATCTGCTGTACTTTGATACCACTTCCTCTTACTTTGAAGTGGATCCGTCCGAAGCCCCGGAAGAAGATACGTTTCGGAAACAAGGGTTTTCAAAAGATAAACGGCCGGATCTGTTGCAGGTGGTGATTGGCCTTGCCGTGACGCGGACAGGGATCCCCATCCGCTGTTGGGTTTGGCCAGGGAACACGATGGACATGACCGTTGTTGAGCAGGTGAAAAAGAACTTGATCGGATGGAAATTGGGCCGTGTCATTAGCGTCATGGACCGTGGCTTCTCGTCTGAGGAAAACTTGCGTACGTTGCAACGCGCAGGTGGGCACTACATCGTTGGGGAAAAGATGCGTTCCGGTAAAGCAGCCTCCAAAGAGGCGATGAGCACAAGAGGCAGGTACCATCAGGTTCGAGAGAACCTGCATGTCAAAGAGATCATCGTCGGTGACGGTGAAGCACGCAAGCGCTATGTGTTGGTATACAATCCCAAAGAAGCTGAACGCCAACGGGAGGAACGCAAAAAGTTACTGGAAAAATTGCAGGCCGAACTGGATGGACTGAAACAGTTGTCGCATGAGGTTCATAGCAAAGCGGCCTGCCGCCTACGGTCCCATCCTTCCTATGGCAAGTATCTGCGCCAACTGAAAGATGGCACGCTTCGCCTCAACAAGCAAGCGATTCGGGACGCAGAAAAGTATGATGGAAAATACTTGATTCGAACTTCCGATGATACCTTGTCCCCAGAAGATGTGGCCCTGGGTTACAAACAACTGATAGAAGTCGAGGACGCTTTTCGAACATTGAAATCGACGTTGGAATTGCGCCCGATGTACCACCGATTGGAAGATCGCATTCGCGCCCATATTCTGCTCAGTTGGTTGGCTCTTTTACTGGTTCGAATCGTAGAAGTCCATACGGGGGAATCCTGGCGAAAGGTTCGGGACGAATTGCAACGATTAGCTTTAGGTCATTTTTCCTCGAAAAATGGTGACCTGTATCAGTGTACCGAGATCACCGCCAAACAGCGCCAAATCTTCGCAGCTGTAAGCGTTGAACCTCCCCCAAGGTTCCTCGAGATCCAGCCAAGTTCATAG
- a CDS encoding SOS response-associated peptidase family protein, whose protein sequence is MCGRFTLTADENTVLDRFNATKANDFEYVRRYNIAPSQTVLAIVNDGL, encoded by the coding sequence ATGTGCGGCAGATTTACCCTTACTGCAGATGAAAATACAGTCTTAGATCGGTTTAATGCTACTAAAGCAAATGATTTTGAATATGTAAGGCGTTACAACATTGCTCCCAGCCAAACTGTTTTAGCCATTGTCAATGACGGNTTGTAA
- a CDS encoding LacI family DNA-binding transcriptional regulator — protein MPTIKDIAEMANVSRTTVSRVLNNSGYVSEEVRKRILKIIEETGYVPSEHAKSLRTKRTKVIGVILPKISTETSSRLVSGIDEVLAKEGYQILLTNTNLEKEKEIEYINLLKVRQVDGIILNATNINRELVREINQLNIPFVVIGQEIPGVSNVLYDDYHAAREITTMFIEKGHKKIAFIGVDESDRAVGYWRKKGYLDVMAEHGFPVEEEWVQKGLFDIQSGYEAMKRILKNAKSRPTAIFAVTDRLAIGAMQYIKEKGFSIPKEIAVAGIGASELSNYVTPTLTTVDYQNENAGREAAKLILNHIIKKDKSIKKIILDYRLLIRDSV, from the coding sequence GTGCCTACGATAAAAGATATTGCTGAAATGGCCAATGTATCTCGGACAACGGTTTCACGAGTTTTAAATAATTCAGGATATGTAAGTGAGGAAGTAAGGAAACGAATATTAAAAATAATAGAAGAAACTGGATATGTTCCGAGTGAACATGCCAAGTCTTTACGAACGAAACGGACAAAGGTCATTGGCGTTATTTTACCGAAAATTAGTACGGAAACATCGAGTAGATTGGTTAGCGGAATTGATGAAGTACTAGCCAAAGAAGGTTATCAAATTTTACTTACCAACACGAATTTAGAGAAAGAAAAAGAGATCGAATATATAAACCTTCTAAAAGTTCGACAAGTTGACGGGATTATTTTAAATGCTACCAATATCAACAGGGAGCTTGTGCGTGAAATCAACCAACTCAACATTCCGTTCGTTGTTATTGGACAAGAGATACCCGGTGTTTCAAATGTATTATATGATGATTATCATGCTGCAAGAGAGATCACAACGATGTTTATTGAAAAAGGGCATAAAAAAATTGCGTTTATTGGCGTTGACGAATCTGACAGGGCAGTAGGGTATTGGCGAAAAAAAGGATACTTGGATGTGATGGCAGAGCATGGCTTTCCTGTAGAAGAGGAGTGGGTACAAAAAGGCTTATTTGATATTCAATCCGGATACGAAGCGATGAAGAGGATACTAAAAAATGCGAAAAGCCGTCCAACTGCTATTTTCGCTGTTACTGATCGGTTGGCAATCGGTGCGATGCAATATATAAAAGAAAAGGGTTTTTCCATTCCGAAAGAGATAGCCGTTGCGGGAATCGGTGCATCCGAATTATCAAATTATGTAACACCAACTTTGACAACCGTCGACTATCAAAACGAAAATGCTGGCCGCGAAGCGGCAAAGCTCATTTTAAATCATATTATCAAAAAGGATAAATCGATAAAAAAAATCATATTAGATTATAGACTATTAATTCGAGATAGTGTATAA
- a CDS encoding 3-oxoacyl-ACP reductase has product MNINEQVVLITGASRGLGAAIARAFSREGARVVINYYRSEKLANKLAEELGDQTLAIKADIRDSNQVTAMFDQAKKYFNHPVTTIVNNALVNYVFDPQNRKTPDTISWNDYMQQLDGSVKAALNTIQAGLADMKKIGFGRIINIGTNLVQNPVVPYHDYTTSKAALLGFTRNMAKDLGSYGITVNMVSGGLLRTTDASSATSQEVFDLIESTTPLRKVTTPEDLADVVLFFASPWARAVTGQNLIVDGGLVMN; this is encoded by the coding sequence ATGAATATCAATGAACAAGTGGTGCTTATTACCGGTGCAAGTCGTGGTCTAGGCGCGGCTATTGCACGTGCATTTTCCAGGGAGGGTGCCCGTGTCGTAATCAACTATTATCGTAGCGAAAAGTTAGCCAATAAATTAGCAGAAGAGTTAGGTGATCAAACCCTTGCCATCAAGGCTGACATCAGAGATTCAAACCAAGTAACAGCTATGTTTGACCAAGCAAAAAAATATTTCAATCATCCTGTTACGACCATCGTAAACAATGCACTGGTCAACTATGTATTTGATCCCCAAAATCGTAAGACACCTGATACAATTAGCTGGAATGATTATATGCAACAATTAGATGGGAGCGTTAAAGCAGCATTAAATACTATACAGGCCGGATTAGCCGATATGAAAAAGATTGGATTTGGAAGGATTATCAACATCGGAACTAACTTGGTCCAAAATCCGGTTGTACCATATCATGATTATACCACCAGTAAAGCAGCATTGCTTGGTTTCACGCGTAATATGGCCAAAGATCTCGGTTCTTATGGCATAACCGTGAATATGGTATCTGGTGGACTATTAAGAACAACTGATGCCAGTTCAGCCACAAGTCAGGAAGTTTTTGATCTGATTGAATCCACAACTCCTTTACGAAAAGTAACGACTCCTGAAGATTTAGCAGATGTGGTATTGTTCTTTGCCTCTCCTTGGGCCAGGGCAGTTACTGGTCAAAACCTGATAGTAGATGGTGGACTTGTGATGAATTAA
- a CDS encoding glycoside hydrolase family 32 protein, with the protein MIIVNSEREKELFIQVYDQINKYKHIVGKDPFRLHYHIMPPVGLLNDPNGFIHFQGLYHLFYQWNPFDTKHGSKFWGHYTSADLVHWEHQPPALAPSEWYEKNGCYSGSAIEHEGKMFLFYTGNVKNREGRRESYQCLAVSQDGIHFKKKGPIIRLPQGYTAHFRDPKVWKKGETWYVVIGAQSEKKEGRVVLYSSNDLYTWKYLGALAGGNMNGLGEFGYMWECPDLFELDGQDVLIVSPQGLQPKGYLYNNLYQAGYFVGKMDYKNIHFEHGEFIELDRGFDFYAPQTTLDEKGRRLLIGWMGVPEENEPYHPTIHHRWIHCMTIPRQLKLKDGRLYQKPVDELQKLREKEVTYPHVQIAGRSIKLEQVNGKSVEIILDSMHFDTESLEISFKGNARFIYDPVNKRATLERKSLKEDKIESRHCELPSLHKLHIFLDSSSAEIFLNDGEEVFSSRIFGNVVDESIVFSSKGKVTFRLKKWALRKIFQ; encoded by the coding sequence ATGATCATCGTCAATTCGGAACGTGAAAAAGAGCTATTCATTCAAGTGTACGATCAAATCAACAAATATAAACATATTGTGGGCAAAGATCCCTTTCGGCTGCATTATCATATCATGCCGCCGGTGGGTTTATTAAACGACCCGAACGGATTTATTCACTTTCAGGGCCTTTACCACCTTTTTTATCAATGGAACCCGTTTGATACAAAACATGGATCAAAATTTTGGGGACATTATACATCTGCCGATCTCGTTCACTGGGAGCATCAGCCGCCTGCCTTAGCGCCTAGTGAATGGTATGAAAAAAATGGCTGTTATTCAGGAAGTGCGATTGAACATGAAGGAAAGATGTTCCTTTTTTATACAGGTAATGTAAAAAATAGGGAGGGGCGTCGTGAGTCCTATCAATGCTTAGCGGTATCCCAGGATGGGATTCATTTCAAAAAAAAGGGGCCCATTATTCGTCTTCCTCAAGGATATACGGCTCATTTTCGTGATCCAAAGGTATGGAAAAAAGGTGAGACATGGTATGTCGTCATTGGAGCCCAAAGTGAGAAGAAAGAAGGCAGGGTCGTGCTTTACTCATCCAATGATCTATATACGTGGAAATATTTAGGTGCTCTTGCCGGTGGAAATATGAATGGTCTTGGGGAATTCGGCTATATGTGGGAATGTCCGGACTTGTTTGAACTGGATGGGCAAGATGTTTTGATTGTTTCTCCCCAAGGATTACAGCCAAAGGGATATTTGTATAATAATCTTTATCAAGCAGGTTATTTTGTTGGAAAAATGGACTATAAAAATATACATTTTGAGCATGGTGAGTTCATAGAATTGGATCGTGGCTTTGACTTTTATGCTCCGCAAACAACGTTAGATGAAAAAGGAAGAAGACTCTTAATTGGCTGGATGGGGGTTCCGGAGGAAAATGAACCTTATCATCCAACCATTCATCATCGGTGGATCCATTGTATGACCATACCGCGGCAACTTAAATTAAAAGATGGTAGACTTTATCAAAAACCTGTCGATGAATTACAAAAGCTTCGCGAAAAAGAGGTAACCTATCCCCATGTACAAATCGCTGGAAGATCAATTAAACTGGAGCAGGTAAATGGAAAATCCGTTGAGATAATCCTTGATTCAATGCACTTTGATACAGAAAGCCTTGAAATTTCATTTAAGGGAAATGCCCGTTTCATTTACGACCCTGTTAATAAACGCGCTACGCTTGAACGAAAAAGTCTTAAGGAAGACAAAATCGAATCCAGGCATTGTGAATTGCCATCTCTTCACAAATTACACATATTTTTAGATTCATCTTCTGCCGAAATCTTTCTAAACGATGGAGAAGAAGTTTTTTCTTCAAGGATATTTGGAAATGTCGTCGATGAATCCATTGTTTTCTCTTCAAAGGGAAAGGTCACTTTCCGATTGAAAAAGTGGGCATTAAGGAAGATCTTCCAATAA
- a CDS encoding ISL3 family transposase, with amino-acid sequence MRKGHVYETVVTDLVLGQVHEMRANRDYESALDVMSTFCEQDIHLIVMDMWRPYYKAAQTLFPHATIVIDKYHVVQKVNQAFDVIRKSVSKELKGVKNGRFALLKRHFRLTDKQNKKLDEYHSQSEELAYAYYLKEWFYDLYEQHDSNQAETFLDTWIQAALQSPFKPFHDFSKTLVTWKTHILAYFRLPYTNARTEGTNHKIKNLKRRAYGYRNRERFRLRVKLECGCFQQAHSLLHFTSA; translated from the coding sequence GTGCGCAAAGGACATGTTTATGAAACCGTTGTTACAGACTTAGTGTTAGGCCAAGTTCATGAGATGAGAGCCAACCGTGACTATGAATCAGCATTGGATGTCATGAGCACATTTTGTGAGCAAGACATTCACCTCATTGTCATGGATATGTGGCGCCCGTATTATAAAGCGGCCCAAACGTTATTTCCTCATGCTACAATTGTGATCGATAAATATCATGTGGTTCAAAAAGTCAATCAGGCTTTTGATGTGATCCGCAAATCTGTATCTAAAGAGTTGAAAGGGGTAAAGAACGGGCGCTTTGCCTTGCTTAAACGTCATTTCCGTTTAACCGACAAACAAAATAAGAAGCTAGATGAATATCACAGTCAATCAGAGGAGCTAGCCTATGCTTATTACCTGAAAGAGTGGTTTTATGATCTCTATGAGCAACATGACTCTAACCAGGCAGAAACATTCCTAGATACCTGGATTCAAGCAGCCCTTCAAAGTCCATTCAAGCCTTTTCATGATTTCAGCAAGACACTGGTGACTTGGAAAACTCATATTTTAGCCTATTTTCGGTTACCCTATACCAATGCAAGGACAGAAGGTACAAACCATAAGATTAAGAACCTTAAAAGAAGGGCTTATGGCTACCGGAATAGAGAACGATTTAGGTTAAGAGTTAAGCTTGAATGTGGCTGTTTTCAACAAGCTCATTCCCTTCTTCACTTCACCTCAGCATAG
- a CDS encoding sucrose-specific PTS transporter subunit IIBC, translating into MSENRQIAQEIIEAVGGNDNIVSAAHCATRLRIMVKDKEKIDLQRVENIEKVKGAFFNSGQFQIILGTGTVNRIYDEVRKLGVNVTTKAEQAKEAAKSGNAFQRAVRSFGDVFVPIIPVLVATGLFMGLRGLVMQEKILASFGLTPDHISENFILFTQVLTDTAFIFLPALIAWSTFRVFGGTSVIGLVLGLMLVSPALPNAWAVAGGDAEPIMFLGFIPVLGYQGSVLPAFIAGMIGAKLEQKIRKRVPETLDLILTPFLTLLVMIVLALFVIGPVFHSVEELILAGTVAVLELPFGLSGLFIGLVHQIIVVTGVHHIFNLLEIQLLEKFGSNPFNAIITCSIAAQGGAALAVGLKTKSKKLKALALPSSLSAFLGITEPAIFGVNLRYVKPFIMGLIGGATGGFAASIFGLKATGMAITVIPGTLLYLNGQILLYLFVNLIAIGVAFTLTWIFGYTDKLKQQIENDSKAA; encoded by the coding sequence ATGTCCGAAAACCGGCAGATTGCTCAGGAAATCATTGAAGCGGTCGGAGGAAACGATAACATTGTATCAGCTGCTCACTGCGCGACAAGATTACGTATTATGGTTAAAGACAAAGAAAAAATTGATCTACAAAGAGTAGAAAATATTGAAAAAGTGAAAGGGGCCTTTTTCAATTCCGGGCAATTTCAAATCATCCTTGGCACAGGGACAGTGAATCGGATTTACGACGAAGTTCGAAAGTTAGGAGTTAATGTTACAACAAAGGCTGAACAAGCAAAAGAAGCTGCTAAAAGTGGAAATGCATTTCAACGGGCGGTTCGTTCTTTTGGTGATGTCTTTGTTCCGATTATTCCAGTTTTAGTAGCCACAGGTTTATTTATGGGCTTACGTGGTCTGGTGATGCAAGAAAAAATCTTAGCATCTTTTGGATTAACGCCTGATCATATTTCAGAAAACTTCATTCTCTTTACTCAAGTGTTAACAGATACTGCTTTCATATTCCTGCCTGCGCTTATTGCCTGGTCAACATTTAGAGTGTTTGGTGGTACATCGGTCATCGGTTTGGTACTAGGATTAATGCTTGTTAGTCCGGCGTTGCCAAACGCGTGGGCAGTTGCAGGAGGAGATGCAGAGCCGATTATGTTCCTAGGGTTTATCCCCGTATTAGGTTATCAAGGATCTGTTCTCCCTGCCTTTATTGCTGGAATGATAGGGGCTAAGCTTGAACAAAAAATTCGCAAACGTGTCCCGGAAACGTTAGATTTAATTTTAACGCCATTCCTAACATTATTGGTCATGATTGTATTAGCTTTATTTGTCATTGGTCCTGTTTTCCATTCTGTAGAGGAATTGATTTTAGCTGGAACGGTAGCGGTTTTAGAATTACCGTTTGGCTTAAGCGGCTTGTTCATCGGGTTGGTGCATCAAATTATCGTTGTCACAGGTGTTCATCATATCTTTAACTTACTGGAGATTCAGTTGTTAGAGAAATTTGGAAGCAATCCGTTCAACGCAATTATTACATGTTCCATTGCGGCGCAAGGTGGCGCTGCCTTGGCAGTCGGATTAAAAACAAAATCTAAGAAACTAAAAGCATTAGCTCTGCCATCCTCTTTATCTGCCTTCTTAGGCATTACAGAACCTGCTATTTTCGGGGTGAATTTACGATATGTCAAACCATTTATTATGGGGTTAATCGGAGGGGCAACGGGAGGATTTGCCGCATCGATTTTCGGACTCAAAGCAACAGGGATGGCGATTACCGTGATTCCTGGTACCTTATTGTACTTAAATGGTCAAATCTTGTTATATCTTTTCGTCAATCTCATTGCGATTGGCGTTGCCTTTACTTTAACATGGATATTTGGCTATACGGATAAATTGAAACAGCAAATTGAAAACGATAGCAAAGCGGCATAA